AACAATAATGTAGGGATGGGCACAAGTAGTAAATTCCAAGATCGAGGGATCACATCAATTCCTCGAGGGTCAATCGAGTACTCctttttctaaatctatttttgGAACGCAACGCATCTTTCTGCAGGGATAACGATGCACAGCAATACAGCCTACCCAACACGTAATActtattctcaatcaaaacaatCACAGTTACCCTttaaggattatttttttcacaaccacaacttcaaaaatgtaataaaattcGCAGGTCAcactttactttacttaattCGAACACACGCTGTAGGCCTGTAacggtaaaataaaaaataaaaactcaaactcCAAAATTTTGTGTCTCGGGTCAAGCACAGAAGTGAggagtgcaaaaaaaacaaatcactcacGCCCATCCCTACAATAATAGTAGTATCATACAAAAATGATATATGCAGATAACACTATCATATACTtatgagtgtatatatataaaaaaaacgacagacCAAGATGGGGgtaaaccaacacacacacacacacacacacacacacaggtttagaCCTGTCCTTCACCTTTGTAGTGCGAGGTGAAGCAGAAGACATCATAGTGATTCTTGTCCTTGTCCCTCAGGCCGTAGTTGCGAATGCCCGGCACTGTGTTTCTGCCTCCACAGGGTTCTCTGGGGGTGGTGATGGGATATTGGACCGAGCCGTCGTTCAGCCAGCCGGCATTGCACCAGTCCATCCCTCCTCGCCACGCATCGTACAGCTGGTCGAAGGACGCCACGATGGCATCCTGTTCACGACATGCCCGCTCGGCGTCGTAGAAGTTGAGGTTGTAGCGGCCCAGGCGGGGGAAGTACGGGAAGAGAACCCCTACACGCAGAGGtgtgacaaagaaagagagaccaAAGAACAAAAATGATGGCGTTGTATTCAATCCTGTTATTTAACATGATGACTGAAAGTGAAAGCACATCTCTCATTGACAGCCTGGTGCCAGTGTTTTTGGCTTCAGGCAGTAATGGCTAATGTCTCTCTGTACTCTTAGGCATAATGAAGCTGCTCTGGCACTGATGTACAATCTGCTTACAGAACACACTTGCTCCTGACATTGCCCCAAGCAGTCTCTGCTCATGGAGCTAAATTTAGCCGACTGCAGCCTGTTACAGTGCAATGACATCAAATGGgcatgttattttttaaatatccacaTTTTCATTCTTTCCCATGTTAATTAATCCAAATATTATACCTTCAAGGTCAAGTGACACCACCACCGTTCCATCTTCCAGCCCATCAATAACTTCACATTTATATCTCCCATAATCTTCCAGGGTGAGTTCTGTGATGACCAGAGAGGCATCCATGGGAGAGGAGCCTTGTAGGTGGACCCTTCCATGGAAACTGCCGTAACTCCTTTTGTGATAATCCATGGCAACGAAAACATCCACCTAGAGCAAGATGATTAGCAGTGAGTTCATGATGCCAAGACATTTTCACACTACCCACGTATGTTTGTACAGAACATAACCACTGAAAAATggttaattcaaaaaataaatattggctTTAAGTTTCAGACATTAATTCGTCTGtagaggaacaaaacaaaaagtgtcaaatcacTCTGTAACTTCCCAGTACTTACAACAAAGGTGAATTTGAATGATTATACAAGCATTTTGTAGCTGACTGAATACAACCCGCACAGCAATACAAAACTGTGTTAGCATACATTTAAATTTCCGGGGTTTCCAGACAGTACATGACCCAAACTGGATCGCTAAGGAACACCTATAAATATAATTGCATGAAAAGCATCTTTGGGGTTTTGGACTtaacacaacatttaaaattttataGACCAAGTGATTATAGTTAAAAAAGATTGACAAATTAATCAGCAATAAAAGAGACACATTGCTTAAATTCTTCCCATTGCACATTTCAACTGTGGATCATTGGAAAAAATCTGTGGCCTTGCTAGTACTGGACAGCTGCATCACTGCCCAGTCAGCAGGAGTATGCTTGCTAATGGCAAACAAATTACAGACAATATGAAGACCTACTTCTGCCACTTATCCTATGCTATGCATAAATGCAGGTACAGTTTGAGATCAGTGCACAAGAAAACCAGAGTAGCGTTAGCTTAATTGATTGATATATTGATGTTTAAAGGTGCTACACATGCTTTAATGAAGATACACAACACAAATGACAATCTATGATCAATAAGACGAATAGTAACCTCTTTCAGGTAGTCTGAGGTCAGCTTGGTCCACTTGATTCTCATCTTGCGATTGGGCGCCAACGATTGGTCCCTTTGGATCTTGCATGGAAGAGTAACGTTCCCGCCTCGCCGTGACACCACCTTTGAGAGTTCCGCCCCCACGGAAAGTCGAGGGCCATTTTCTGCGACATAGAAGCACAATTAGAAACCAATACCACATATTAGCTGCCACTGTCTGAAACTACATTCTTACACgcataaataaatgtgtaattttgagatcagatttttttttatctctttttttgctgataACATATGGGTCTAGAGTTTGAATGTATGAATGCATTTTGGAAATTTGCTCTTATTGACCTTAAAATGTTTGCAATCTGTCAGTGTCAGGTGTTTACTAGAAAAACTAGCCCTGGGGCTGGTTGCACCAACAAGTCTTGTTGACCAGTCTCATGCTCACTAAGACTGGTCATAAATATTATGCATGGTCAGGAGTAAAGTTACATAAGTACCCCTGAATTATTTGCGTATGGCTGGTTTGCACACAAGCGAGTTTTTTTGAACACGAGCGAGTTTTGAGACTAAATAAACACCATAGGTTTAATGGCATTAACACCCAAGCTTGGATTTGTGAAGCTCTGCATCCCACCGTGAAACAAATCGATAAATGTATCTCCACAAACAGTTAAGTATTGTCCTACTTTCTGACAGCTGATGAACAAAAAcgatataaaaatggacgaagtcgtcaccgggtccggaaaatgaagccaaggAGGAAGTGCTTGTAGCCTGTGTTCTccggaatcaccagcagagggcgactcacaaagccagtttctatagaagtttaTGAGTAAAcaactctacttctcactttatttataaagtCAGTAAACGTTTActtgtaaacattttcctggaagACCAACAGCTTGGCTGTGGATAAGcaggggatgagcagactctgCTTCCCAGGAAACGTAGATCCTTCAACGGGTGCAGCAGGACGTTGGAGGTGTTCTATCAgtctgtggtctgctgggggagctgcATCGGAGCCAGGAACACCAACAGACttaacaaactgatcaagaaagctggctccgtaaCAGGATGCAAGCTGGAGACTTTTGAAGCTatggtggaggaggacactATACAAACTGTTATCATGGATAAACCCTGACCATCCTCTCctcaaaactttgttgaaatgccctAAAGCGCATGTTTCATTCACAGCACGTTTCAACATGACCTTGACACAAATAgtgcagcattattatgaagttgaacagaCATGGACCGGACATTGCTTAAGTCCAGAGAGtagc
The sequence above is a segment of the Scophthalmus maximus strain ysfricsl-2021 chromosome 2, ASM2237912v1, whole genome shotgun sequence genome. Coding sequences within it:
- the LOC118301420 gene encoding hyaluronan and proteoglycan link protein 1-like; the encoded protein is MIPVLICALITLSIADSDLDTLYPELEHSRTIYVTENGPRLSVGAELSKVVSRRGGNVTLPCKIQRDQSLAPNRKMRIKWTKLTSDYLKEVDVFVAMDYHKRSYGSFHGRVHLQGSSPMDASLVITELTLEDYGRYKCEVIDGLEDGTVVVSLDLEGVLFPYFPRLGRYNLNFYDAERACREQDAIVASFDQLYDAWRGGMDWCNAGWLNDGSVQYPITTPREPCGGRNTVPGIRNYGLRDKDKNHYDVFCFTSHYKGRFYYLIHPSKLTYDEAVRACQKDGAQIAKVGQMYAAWKLLGYDRCDAGWLADGSVRYPISHPRRRCSPTEAAIRFSGFPDKKHKLYGVYCFKGHN